In the genome of Neovison vison isolate M4711 chromosome 3, ASM_NN_V1, whole genome shotgun sequence, one region contains:
- the MMP17 gene encoding matrix metalloproteinase-17: protein MQRFGGLEATGILDEATLALMKTPRCSLPDLPAAAPARRRRQAPAPTTWNRRSLSWRVRTFPRDSPLGRDTVRALMHYALKVWSDITPLNFHEVAGSAADIQIDFSTADHNDAYPFDGPGGTVAHAFFPGDHHAAGDAHFDDDEPWAFRSSDTQQMDLFAVAVHEFGHAIGLSHVAATSSIMQPYYQGPVGDPLHYRLPYEDRVRVWQLYGVRESVSPTAQPDTLEPEEPPLLPEPPDNRSNSPPRKDVPHRCSTDFDAVAQIRGEAFFFKGKYFWRLTRDGHLVSLRPAQMHRFWRGLPPRLDSVDAVYERASDHKIVFFKGDRYWVFKDNNVEEGYPRPVSDFGLPPGGVDAAFAWAHNDKTYFFKDELYWRFDEHTRRMDPGHPARSPPWRGIPRTLDDAMRWSDGAAYFFRGKEYWKVLDGELEAAPGYPQSTARDWLVCRDPHADAEAAGGEARAHAQPGQHGQSRAEDAFEVCSCTSAASSPTGASGPLLAASLLLPPSALWTAARALAL from the exons ATGCAGCGGTTCGGAGGTCTGGAGGCCACCGGCATCCTGG ACGAGGCTACCCTGGCGCTGATGAAGACCCCGCGGTGTTCCCTCCCCGACCTCCCGGCCGCAGCACCAGCGCGAAGGAGGCGCCAGGCTCCAGCTCCGACCACGTGGAACAGACGGAGTTTGTCCTGGAG GGTCCGCACGTTCCCACGGGACTCGCCCCTGGGCCGCGACACGGTGCGCGCACTCATGCACTACGCCCTCAAAGTCTGGAGCGACATCACGCCCCTCAACTTCCACGAGGTGGCAGGCAGCGCGGCGGACATCCAGATCGACTTCTCCACGGCTGACCACAACGATGCCTACCCCTTCGACGGCCCCGGCGGCACCGTGGCCCACGCCTTCTTCCCCGGAGACCACCACGCCGCGGGGGACGCCCACTTTGACGATGACGAACCCTGGGCCTTCCGCTCCTCAG ATACCCAACAGATGGACCTGTTCGCGGTGGCTGTCCACGAGTTTGGCCACGCCATCGGGCTGAGCCACGTGGCGGCCACAAGCTCCATCATGCAGCCCTACTACCAGGGCCCAGTGGGCGACCCTCTGCACTACCGCCTCCCCTATGAGGACAGGGTACGGGTCTGGCAACTGTATG GCGTGCGGGAGTCTGTGTCCCCCACGGCGCAGCCAGACACCCTGGAGCCCGAGGAGCCTCCACTCCTGCCCGAGCCCCCCGACAATCGGTCCAACTCCCC GCCCAGGAAGGACGTGCCCCACCGCTGCAGTACGGACTTCGATGCTGTGGCCCAGATCCGCGGGGAGGCCTTTTTCTTCAAAG GAAAGTACTTCTGGCGATTGACACGGGATGGGCACCTGGTGTCGCTGCGGCCCGCGCAGATGCACCGGTTCTGGCGGGGTCTGCCGCCGCGCCTGGACAGTGTGGACGCCGTGTATGAGCGTGCCAGCGACCACAAGATCGTCTTCTTCAAAG GAGACAGATACTGGGTATTTAAGGACAATAACGTAGAGGAAGGATACCCACGGCCCGTCTCAGACTTCGGCCTCCCGCCGGGCGGCGTCGACGCTGCCTTCGCCTGGGCCCACAATGACAAGACTTATTTCTTTAAGGACGAGCTGTACTGGCGCTTCGATGAGCACACGCGGCGCATGGACCCCGGCCACCCCGCCCGGAGCCCCCCGTGGAGGGGCATCCCCCGCACCCTCGACGATGCCATGCGCTGGTCTGACG GTGCTGCTTACTTCTTCCGCGGCAAGGAGTACTGGAAGGTGCTGGATGGTGAGCTGGAGGCCGCCCCCGGGTACCCGCAGTCCACGGCGCGGGACTGGCTGGTCTGCAGAGACCCGCATGCGGACGCGGAGGCAGCGGGCGGAGAGGCCAGGGCCCACGCCCAGCCGGGACAGCACGGCCAGAGCCGCGCTGAGGACGCCTTCGAGGTCTGCTCCTGCACCTCGGCCGCCTCTTCTCCCACAGGGGCCTCGGGCCCACTGCTGGCCGCCTCGCTGCTGCTGCCCCCGAGCGCCCTGTGGACAGCAGCCAGGGCCCTGGCACTCTGA